GAGGTTATTAGGAAAAGGTGGTAGCTCAGTTTTAAAAACTGTTTTACTTGTAATAGGCTTTTCAAATTCTAATGAGAGAATGAAGTTAATAATTGGTGGTGCTAGACTTGCTAACAAATTCCTGAATTCCTCTTAACAAATGCATGTATTTAAcactcaaaaatttgaaatggttgagGAAAATATGTATATGGGTTACCCATACACATTTGCGTGTGGCAACACTAAACTTAAATGTAAACAATCGAAAATGACAATCGCTTCTAACAGCTGAAAGCAAGCATCAAGCAAATTCTAAATTACACATAGATACAATGGATCCAACAAAAAAGATATCATTTGGTTTTAGTAAAGTTAATAAAAAGATTAATTTGTTTACCAATAAAGAACCGCCGAAGGCCAATAATGGTGTGGAGCTGatcaaatgtttggagggacaAGAAATTAAGCTAGTGCAGTAAGCCTGTCCATTAGATACCAGCTTGATGGGACTTTAAACGTTTATTTCTTATTCTATTGCAGAGAAAAACAGGAACAAGCTGCCCTGGTTATACCTTTAAAGGAAAATCAAAAAACTTCTGCTGCTTTAGCCAGCCTAATAAAGCGCAGAGCTGTATTGTTGGGAGAAGATGAACCAGAAACTAATATAAAACAAGATAATGGAGCTGCTGTTGACATAAAAACAGCCATTGACTCCGACGATATAGAAAAGCGTGCAGCTAAAGAACTTTTAGCCGAACTGAACGCAAATACTGCTGCAGTGAACTCGGAGTCTTTGGTTTTACCTGTGGTACATCCAGACGATTTGCCTTTAGATGGTGCTAAAGAATCTTCCATGGACGATTATGAAAGTATACCTATACAAGAATTTGGCAAAGCCATGCTTCGTGGCATGGGCTGGGTGGAACCCCCAAAGCCTACGAAAGGTGGACCCCCGGTGGATGAAATGCCTTCGGTAAGACCTAAAGGAATGGGATTAGGAGCTGACAAAGCTTTAAAAGCCAAACCTCTTTTAGTTGCCCCTGAATCGAACGAAGTGCTGGAAATTAAGAGAAATGCATATGTTCGCATATTGGGTGGTAAACACAAAGATCTCTATGGACAAATTGAGGGATTTGATGATCATGCTGGAAGGGTTATAGTAAAAATGGCTATTGGCGGAGCCAAAGAGGCATTCAATGAGTTCTTGTGCCAACCAGTAGCACGAAAGGAGTATGCTCAGTATGGAAAATGCATAAGTAAGTGAATTAAAATGAGAAATGTAActtaattgtaaaaaaatatatatatttttgaattgCATTCTCAGACACCACAAAATATGAGGAGTACAAAAGGAAAGAAAATGAACATGGCCAGATAGTTTGGAAGGAGGAAGCCAacactcaaaaaataaaaaaggaaaactcTGATAGTCCTAAGGCAGCATATCAGAAAACGGAAGATAGCAACAAGAAAATTCAAGAAATTTCTTCAGACGAAGAGGATGACAAACGAAATGTTTCAAAAGGCAATGGCTGTGAAAAACGCCATAATAAAGAATATAACCGCAAAAAAGAGGACCCTAAAAGCCATAGCTGTGAAAAGGAAAGGCATGATAAATATTCCAGCTTATCTGACAAGGGCTATGAAAAGGAACGCTTTAGAGATGACAGCAAAAGTTCCAGCTCCTATAACAAGTATCGAGATAAAGAGGAAGAAAAATACAGAACTAAATATAGCGACAAGTTTGAGGAACGACCTACTGTAAGCCGAAGAGATGACTACAGAAGAAAGGAAGATACAGACGGGAAGTACTATAGAGATGAGAGCCGCCAAAGAATTAATAAACACTACGATAGTGATAACTCACGCAGAGATCAATCAAACAGAGAAAGAAGAAAGGATTATGATGACACAAAAATTCACCAAATAAAACCTTTAAAATCTGAAGATGATTCAGATAGAGAAGGGcgaaataaacacaaaaaatctaaaaagaaaTCTAAAAAAACCAAGAAATCGAAATCATCAAAATATGATTCCACAGATACAGAAAGCTCCTCCTCAACATCCAGCGACTCAGAAGAAGAAAGACACAAAAGACATAAGAAGAAAACCaagaaaagtaaaaaacaaCGAGAACGTTCACGTTCTAGGGGTAGAAAGTAGAGTAGATTAGTTGCTAAgaaaaaaaccaagaaaatgaATGTTTACCTTTCAGGAGTCGAAAGCTGTAAATTTGTCCTCCGcgtaaaattatataaaaataaaacttactTCAGCACTTAAGTAAGAGcctgttttattgtttttgtttttatattcaaatattcGATATTTTAAGAATTTATAGACATACTTATAACACTAAATAGCTCTAGATCAAAACGAATGCTTATCACACAAGCCATTACATATCTTAATCTTATCAATTAAATATAGAAGCAAATACCCTTTAtggctttgttttttttccatagACAGATCTG
This Stomoxys calcitrans chromosome 2, idStoCalc2.1, whole genome shotgun sequence DNA region includes the following protein-coding sequences:
- the LOC106092449 gene encoding G-patch domain and KOW motifs-containing protein, with protein sequence MDPTKKISFGFSKVNKKINLFTNKEPPKANNGVELIKCLEGQEIKLVQEKQEQAALVIPLKENQKTSAALASLIKRRAVLLGEDEPETNIKQDNGAAVDIKTAIDSDDIEKRAAKELLAELNANTAAVNSESLVLPVVHPDDLPLDGAKESSMDDYESIPIQEFGKAMLRGMGWVEPPKPTKGGPPVDEMPSVRPKGMGLGADKALKAKPLLVAPESNEVLEIKRNAYVRILGGKHKDLYGQIEGFDDHAGRVIVKMAIGGAKEAFNEFLCQPVARKEYAQYGKCINTTKYEEYKRKENEHGQIVWKEEANTQKIKKENSDSPKAAYQKTEDSNKKIQEISSDEEDDKRNVSKGNGCEKRHNKEYNRKKEDPKSHSCEKERHDKYSSLSDKGYEKERFRDDSKSSSSYNKYRDKEEEKYRTKYSDKFEERPTVSRRDDYRRKEDTDGKYYRDESRQRINKHYDSDNSRRDQSNRERRKDYDDTKIHQIKPLKSEDDSDREGRNKHKKSKKKSKKTKKSKSSKYDSTDTESSSSTSSDSEEERHKRHKKKTKKSKKQRERSRSRGRK